Proteins co-encoded in one Juglans regia cultivar Chandler chromosome 16, Walnut 2.0, whole genome shotgun sequence genomic window:
- the LOC108997796 gene encoding uncharacterized protein LOC108997796: MEDFNNWIHQGGLVEMRSKGNNYSWCNGQSGLARSWAKLDRVFMDVPLFSSFLNAICSYLPRTTSDHSPMVIEFKMDPFSYGPSPFRFQQMWVDHPQFLYCIRQVWSETVVGQGLSKLAMKLKKTKVALREWNKHIFGHTTKHINALERHIEELDHKLHINWDEATERDLLISAAELDIWIRREDTRLSQMAKIKWQMEGDRNTKFFHACLANKRRKRVMDMRCSNDADSNILCSVPTLNEVFSALSSIPSNSAPGPDGFGL; the protein is encoded by the exons ATGGAGGACTTCAATAATTGGATCCATCAGGGTGGTTTGGTTGAAATGAGATCAAAAGGTAATAATTATTcctggtgtaatgggcagtctGGCCTTGCTCGATCTTGGGCAAAATTAGATCGGGTTTTCATGGATGTTCCTTTGTTCTCTTCTTTCCTGAATGCTATTTGCTCATATCTTCCGCGCACTACATCTGATCACTCTCCTATGGTTATTGAATTCAAGAtggatcctttctcttatggcccCTCGCCTTTCCGtttccaacaaatgtgggtggaccaTCCGCAGTTTTTATATTGTATTCGCCAGGTGTGGTCTGAGACTGTCGTTGGCCAGGGTCTTTCTAAATTGgctatgaaattgaaaaagactAAGGTGGCTCTGCGGGAATGGaacaaacatatttttggtCATACCACCAAGCATATTAATGCGCTTGAAAGACACATTGAAGAGCTTGATCATAAACTTCATATCAACTGGGATGAAGCTACGGAAAGGGACCTCCTTATCTCGGCTGCggaattagatatttggattcgACGGGAAGATACCAGATTGAGTCAGATGGCTAAAATAAAATGGCAAATGGAGGGGGATCGGAACACTAAGTTTTTTCATGCGTGCCTAGCCAACAAACGGCGTAAAAGGGTGATGGATATGAGATGTTCGAATG ATGCTGATAGCAATATTCTGTGCTCTGTTCCTACACTGAATGAGGTTTTCTCAGCTCTTTCTTCTATCCCGTCTAATAGTGCtccgggtcctgatggttttg GCCTATAA